Proteins encoded together in one Penaeus vannamei isolate JL-2024 chromosome 9, ASM4276789v1, whole genome shotgun sequence window:
- the LOC113825684 gene encoding uncharacterized protein: MEDANYDPVSLNAPSGPAAEEEDRTDGGVASRVSQLGPCHVFPFLSVIIYVFDVATDIGFVVILFQHAREWGVVHAGLNLNAWAGILIILRIACGILVNLFATLERIDAEKLDHLTKLALFLLCLLPDHQLLTAMWWHLGVACGQARSVSVLEWAGFTRLLHGMVVTVPQAIFQTYYLVTIRFYLPGVPTAFPSISITTSVLSAALGFTFHVVYKYYDSQRDYPDALKSALLALASFVVIGGRSLTVALVAFAYWPWFSLLCLLLIWLSLLVVWTVRVRMAGGNPRESAGVRCLMAAVEILVSAASWKWYLTMTLTFVFLSVAFFIQGYTQAYQAVLFGVAMGAHLLGFLLLLASRGVHEKAFYETLQIRRTAGDG, translated from the exons ATGGAGGACGCTAATTACGATCCGGTGTCGCTGAACGCGCCCTCGGGGCctgcggcggaggaggaggaccggACGGACGGCGGCGTCGCCTCGCGGGTGTCCCAGCTGGGGCCGTGCCATGTGTTCCCTTTCCTCAGCGTCATAATCTACGTGTTTGACGTTGCCACTGATATCGGGTTCGTCGTCATCCTGTTCCAGCACGCCCGCGAGTGGGGCGTCGTGCATGCAGGTCTCAACCTCAATGCTTGGGCGGGAATACTCATCATACTCCGGATCGCCTGCGGTATTCTGGTCAATCTTTTTGCCACTTTGGAAAG GATCGATGCTGAGAAACTTGATCATCTGACGAAGTTGGCGCTCTTCCTGCTGTGCCTGCTGCCTGACCACCAGCTCCTCACAGC TATGTGGTGGCACCTGGGCGTGGCATGCGGGCAAGCAAGGTCCGTTTCGGTGTTGGAGTGGGCGGGGTTTACGCGTCTGCTGCATGGCATGGTGGTGACAGTGCCTCAGGCGATATTCCAGACTTACTACTTGGTGACCATTCGCTTTTATCTGCCGG GAGTCCCGACGGCTTTCCCGAGCATCAGCATAACCACGTCCGTGCTGAGCGCCGCGCTGGGCTTCACCTTCCACGTTGTCTACAAGTATTATGACTCGCAAAGGGATTACCCGGATGCACTCAAATCAGCCCTGCTCGCCCTCGCCTCCTTCGTCGTTATCG GCGGCCGCAGTCTCACCGTGGCCCTGGTAGCCTTCGCTTACTGGCCGTGGTTCAGCCTACTGTGCCTTCTGCTGATATGGCTGTCGCTGCTGGTGGTGTGGACGGTGAGGGTGCGTATGGCGGGCGGCAATCCCAGGGAGTCGGCCGGCGTGCGTTGCCTGATGGCCGCCGTCGAAATCCTCGTCTCGGCCGCGAGCTGGAAGTGGTACCTCACCATGACTCTGACCTTCGTCTTCCTCAGCGTCGCCTTCTTCATCCAGGGCTACACCCAGGCTTACCAGGCGGTCCTGTTCGGCGTGGCCATGGGCGCGCACCTGCTcggcttcctcctcctgctggccTCGAGGGGCGTCCACGAGAAGGCCTTCTACGAGACGCTCCAGATAAGGAGAACAGCCGGGGACGGTTAG
- the LOC113825683 gene encoding uncharacterized protein isoform X1 → MSDNLYYGYHRPLRAPAARHGAPRPEFLFDRLNLPRIVSRAIHISRVSPYGGHTRGALGSGRCSGCRRTWRAGAAGGGDLLGAAVRQQRFLRCAQPAPSLCRCGLQRRLRHPNASAQKCRSRYGGEAGLHAVGESCSGAALAGGRPRQRRFHGGELQRAGDSLQVSPAGNFGLSRPLVALLVVDVQTRRSGGARGGVRFRAGESGAHSPSARCVRSRSSGCHPGLLSDEDLRVSAGWVPLLSVCISLASATFSYTFFVVYKYYDNAREFPAPWKVLLVALNALFTNGGRTFATAMLAFAQQPWIAAVWVLFIAALNLVRWKMKTWENDRLTRIHIISLLETLFVATTRQKTVYTTFVYAVFTFVFMQRFHVHVLAWTMWGITFGALALGLALTLATWGVYFRAYEELIFPSESGQKRNAEEYDIT, encoded by the exons ATGAGTGACAACCTGTATTATGGTTATCACAGGCCGTTACGAGCGCCCGCAGCCCGTCATGGTGCGCCAAGACCGGAGTTCCTATTTGATCGCCTAAATCTCCCAAGGATTGTTTCACGTGCAATTCATATCTCACGAGTTTCGCCCTATGGAGGACATACACGAGGCGCCCTTGGAAGTGGCCGATGCTCCGGCTGCCGAAGAACCTGGCGAGCGGGCGCGGCAGGAGGTGGCGATCTTCTCGGCGCTGCGGTACGCCAGCAACGTTTCCTTCGCTGTGCTCAGCCTGCTCCTTCACTTTGCCGATGTGGCCTCCAGCGTCGCCTTCGCCATCCTAATGCTAGTGCACAGAAATGCCGCTCCCGTTACGGAGGCGAAGCTGGACTTCACGCTGTGGGCGAGTCTTGTTCTGGCGCTGCACTTGCTGGCGGGCGTCCTCGTCAACGCCGCTTCCATGGCGGAGAG TTACAGCGTGCGGGAGATTCCTTGCAGGTTTCGCCCGCGGGAAATTTTGGTTTGTCTCGTCCCTTGGTCGCTCTCCTGGTGGTC GATGTTCAGACACGTAGGAGTGGCGGCGCGAGGGGAGGTGTCCGTTTCCGTGCTGGAGAGAGCGGCGCACACTCGCCTTCTGCACGCTGTGTTCGAAGCCGCTCCTCAGGGTGTCATCCAGGCCTACTTTCTGATGAGGACTTACGTGT GTCCGCAGGGTGGGTGCCTCTGCTGAGCGTCTGCATCTCCCTCGCCAGCGCCACCTTCAGCTACACTTTCTTCGTGGTCTACAAGTACTACGACAACGCCAGGGAGTTCCCAGCGCCGTGGAAGGTCCTGCTTGTGGCACTCAACGCTTTATTCACCAATG GCGGCAGAACGTTCGCCACGGCCATGCTGGCGTTTGCGCAGCAGCCGTGGATAGCAGCCGTGTGGGTTCTCTTCATCGCTGCCTTGAATTTGGTGCGGTGGAAGATGAAGACGTGGGAGAACGACAGGCTCACTCGGATCCACATCATATCTCTCCTCGAGACGCTCTTCGTGGCAACCACCAGACAGAAGACCGTATACACCACCTTCGTGTACGCCGTGTTCACCTTCGTGTTCATGCAGCGGTTCCATGTCCACGTCCTTGCCTGGACGATGTGGGGCATCACGTTCGGCGCGCTGGCGCTGGGGCTGGCGCTGACGCTCGCCACTTGGGGTGTCTACTTCAGGGCCTACGAGGAGCTCATCTTCCCTTCGGAATCAGGCCAGAAGCGAAACGCCGAGGAATATGATATCACCTGA
- the LOC113825683 gene encoding uncharacterized protein isoform X2, translated as MEDIHEAPLEVADAPAAEEPGERARQEVAIFSALRYASNVSFAVLSLLLHFADVASSVAFAILMLVHRNAAPVTEAKLDFTLWASLVLALHLLAGVLVNAASMAESYSVREIPCRFRPREILVCLVPWSLSWWSMFRHVGVAARGEVSVSVLERAAHTRLLHAVFEAAPQGVIQAYFLMRTYVWWVPLLSVCISLASATFSYTFFVVYKYYDNAREFPAPWKVLLVALNALFTNGGRTFATAMLAFAQQPWIAAVWVLFIAALNLVRWKMKTWENDRLTRIHIISLLETLFVATTRQKTVYTTFVYAVFTFVFMQRFHVHVLAWTMWGITFGALALGLALTLATWGVYFRAYEELIFPSESGQKRNAEEYDIT; from the exons ATGGAGGACATACACGAGGCGCCCTTGGAAGTGGCCGATGCTCCGGCTGCCGAAGAACCTGGCGAGCGGGCGCGGCAGGAGGTGGCGATCTTCTCGGCGCTGCGGTACGCCAGCAACGTTTCCTTCGCTGTGCTCAGCCTGCTCCTTCACTTTGCCGATGTGGCCTCCAGCGTCGCCTTCGCCATCCTAATGCTAGTGCACAGAAATGCCGCTCCCGTTACGGAGGCGAAGCTGGACTTCACGCTGTGGGCGAGTCTTGTTCTGGCGCTGCACTTGCTGGCGGGCGTCCTCGTCAACGCCGCTTCCATGGCGGAGAG TTACAGCGTGCGGGAGATTCCTTGCAGGTTTCGCCCGCGGGAAATTTTGGTTTGTCTCGTCCCTTGGTCGCTCTCCTGGTGGTC GATGTTCAGACACGTAGGAGTGGCGGCGCGAGGGGAGGTGTCCGTTTCCGTGCTGGAGAGAGCGGCGCACACTCGCCTTCTGCACGCTGTGTTCGAAGCCGCTCCTCAGGGTGTCATCCAGGCCTACTTTCTGATGAGGACTTACGTGT GGTGGGTGCCTCTGCTGAGCGTCTGCATCTCCCTCGCCAGCGCCACCTTCAGCTACACTTTCTTCGTGGTCTACAAGTACTACGACAACGCCAGGGAGTTCCCAGCGCCGTGGAAGGTCCTGCTTGTGGCACTCAACGCTTTATTCACCAATG GCGGCAGAACGTTCGCCACGGCCATGCTGGCGTTTGCGCAGCAGCCGTGGATAGCAGCCGTGTGGGTTCTCTTCATCGCTGCCTTGAATTTGGTGCGGTGGAAGATGAAGACGTGGGAGAACGACAGGCTCACTCGGATCCACATCATATCTCTCCTCGAGACGCTCTTCGTGGCAACCACCAGACAGAAGACCGTATACACCACCTTCGTGTACGCCGTGTTCACCTTCGTGTTCATGCAGCGGTTCCATGTCCACGTCCTTGCCTGGACGATGTGGGGCATCACGTTCGGCGCGCTGGCGCTGGGGCTGGCGCTGACGCTCGCCACTTGGGGTGTCTACTTCAGGGCCTACGAGGAGCTCATCTTCCCTTCGGAATCAGGCCAGAAGCGAAACGCCGAGGAATATGATATCACCTGA